In a genomic window of Candidatus Methylomirabilota bacterium:
- a CDS encoding glycosyltransferase family 2 protein translates to MIILHLDQWPALLACLEACRKLDYDNHELIVVENGLAASRWREATASPRDVRVVTSAANVGYAAGNNLGIRDASRRGADYVLLLNDDALVVPELLRELVEVGERTADVGSLGPLVVDVDDSTKVWFAGAAFDPAQGDVRSFEACAASAAGALIESDYVTGCCLLIKRSALERVGLLDARFFLYWEDTDWGLRARMAGLRNVVVPGIKVRHRVAASSGGIGSPLRVYHRSRSHLVFLRRHAPGALPRLHRRFARDVAWLALKSEGPGRLGAARAILAALRDYHLGRTGAGPAWIWRAR, encoded by the coding sequence GTGATCATCCTCCACCTCGACCAGTGGCCGGCGCTGCTGGCCTGCCTGGAGGCATGCCGCAAGCTCGACTACGACAACCACGAGCTGATCGTGGTCGAGAACGGCCTCGCGGCATCGCGCTGGCGGGAAGCGACGGCGAGCCCGCGCGATGTGCGGGTCGTCACCAGTGCCGCCAACGTAGGGTACGCCGCCGGCAACAACCTCGGTATCCGTGACGCCAGCCGGCGCGGGGCGGACTATGTGCTGCTGCTCAACGACGACGCCCTCGTCGTTCCAGAGTTGCTGCGGGAGCTGGTGGAGGTTGGCGAGCGGACGGCGGATGTGGGCAGCTTGGGCCCGCTCGTCGTGGACGTCGATGACTCGACGAAGGTCTGGTTCGCCGGGGCCGCCTTCGACCCGGCGCAGGGGGACGTTCGGAGCTTCGAGGCCTGCGCGGCCAGTGCGGCGGGAGCCCTCATCGAGTCCGACTACGTCACCGGCTGCTGCCTCCTGATCAAGCGGTCCGCCCTCGAGCGGGTAGGGCTTCTCGACGCGCGGTTCTTCCTCTACTGGGAGGACACCGACTGGGGCCTGCGGGCTCGGATGGCCGGGCTGCGCAACGTGGTGGTACCCGGGATCAAGGTCCGGCACCGGGTCGCCGCCAGCTCCGGGGGGATCGGCTCACCGCTCCGCGTCTACCACCGGTCGCGGAGCCACCTCGTTTTCCTGCGGCGCCACGCGCCGGGCGCGCTCCCGCGGCTCCACCGCCGCTTCGCGCGCGACGTGGCCTGGCTCGCGCTGAAGTCGGAGGGCCCCGGGCGCCTGGGAGCGGCGCGGGCTATCCTGGCCGCGCTCCGCGACTACCACCTGGGCCGCACCGGCGCGGGCCCGGCCTGGATCTGGCGAGCGCGATGA
- a CDS encoding GIY-YIG nuclease family protein has product MLRSDRDQRLYTRTTHDLRTRIKLHADRKVRATAYRRPLVLAYYEACLSGDDAFRRERFLKTGKGKRCLRNRLASFLARFSTNKLERH; this is encoded by the coding sequence GTGTTGCGGAGTGATCGAGATCAACGGCTCTACACCAGAACGACGCACGACCTCCGCACCCGAATCAAGCTGCACGCTGACAGAAAGGTGCGCGCGACCGCTTACCGACGGCCACTGGTACTCGCGTACTACGAGGCCTGCCTGAGTGGCGATGATGCGTTTCGCCGGGAACGGTTCTTGAAGACGGGGAAGGGTAAACGCTGCTTGCGCAACCGCCTCGCGTCGTTCCTGGCCAGATTTAGTACCAACAAGTTGGAACGGCACTAG
- a CDS encoding CDP-alcohol phosphatidyltransferase family protein → MRGGAAPTLHDIRVAHGWKRGYERYLILSRFLFRPAGFALTWIAIRLGLTSEAVSWLSGVVGLIGCAALVSGRAVLHPAGLALLVLFNLLDCVDGSLARTLKTGNPYGRFLDSVCGGIIDLGFWAVVGILAFRHPELLRYPDGFGQGTLFWLGVGGATCFLAVTLGYLERTYDELLREARERLHPVCAGAEAASDGEEGSPALAARHLSRNLRVRETHYVLLLIAWWFRAVDVLLAAYLTSYALHAFLVLVLYARRGRAIKAAWFGGRER, encoded by the coding sequence GTGAGGGGCGGGGCCGCGCCGACGCTCCACGACATTCGCGTCGCCCACGGCTGGAAGCGCGGCTACGAGCGCTACCTGATCCTGAGCCGCTTTCTCTTCCGGCCGGCGGGCTTCGCGCTGACGTGGATCGCCATCCGCCTGGGACTCACGTCGGAGGCGGTGTCTTGGCTCTCGGGGGTTGTCGGGCTCATCGGCTGCGCCGCGTTGGTGAGTGGCCGCGCGGTCCTCCACCCGGCGGGACTCGCGTTGCTCGTCCTGTTCAACCTCCTCGACTGCGTCGATGGGAGCCTTGCCCGGACACTGAAGACCGGGAACCCGTACGGCCGCTTTCTTGATTCCGTGTGTGGCGGGATCATCGATCTTGGATTCTGGGCCGTCGTCGGCATTCTGGCGTTCCGTCATCCGGAGCTCCTGCGCTACCCGGACGGCTTCGGTCAGGGCACGCTTTTCTGGCTCGGCGTCGGTGGTGCCACCTGCTTCCTGGCGGTGACGCTGGGCTACCTGGAGCGGACGTACGACGAGCTGCTGCGGGAGGCGCGGGAACGGCTCCACCCGGTGTGCGCCGGCGCCGAGGCGGCGTCGGACGGCGAGGAAGGATCGCCAGCGCTGGCGGCGCGCCACCTGTCGCGGAACCTACGCGTGCGCGAGACCCACTACGTCCTCTTGCTGATCGCCTGGTGGTTCCGCGCCGTCGACGTCCTGCTCGCCGCGTACCTGACCTCCTACGCGCTCCACGCATTTCTGGTGCTCGTCCTCTATGCACGCCGGGGCCGCGCGATCAAGGCTGCGTGGTTCGGCGGCAGAGAGCGATGA
- a CDS encoding class I SAM-dependent methyltransferase, whose translation MRAGTTIKELYEQYWEERRHRINDADFGPDEILEGVESALDGAERLLDVGCGIGNLIGVAHGRCGAVHGCDVSEVAVHEACGRGVIGVCADLNCGALPYRSGAFDWATCLEVIEHVVDPLQLLRELHRVLRPAGRLILTTPNIRYFRNVARLVWRGEFPHTTTDTFVWGGGHLHYFTRRDLSGLLVMAGFEPPRFLINARQFERSWKRRVLARIIGLEWFGEWICGGILAVARKP comes from the coding sequence ATGAGGGCGGGGACGACGATCAAGGAGCTCTACGAGCAGTATTGGGAGGAGCGGCGACATCGCATCAACGACGCCGACTTCGGGCCGGACGAGATCCTTGAGGGTGTGGAGAGCGCGCTCGACGGGGCCGAGCGGCTCCTCGACGTCGGCTGCGGGATCGGCAATCTGATCGGTGTCGCGCACGGTCGATGCGGGGCGGTCCACGGCTGCGACGTATCGGAGGTCGCGGTACACGAGGCCTGCGGCCGCGGTGTGATCGGGGTCTGCGCGGACCTCAACTGCGGGGCCTTGCCCTACCGGAGTGGAGCATTCGACTGGGCCACGTGTCTCGAGGTGATAGAGCACGTCGTCGATCCTTTGCAGCTGCTGCGCGAGCTCCACCGCGTCCTGCGACCGGCTGGGCGGCTGATCCTGACGACGCCAAATATTCGGTATTTTCGGAACGTGGCCCGGCTGGTGTGGCGAGGAGAATTCCCCCACACGACAACCGACACCTTCGTCTGGGGCGGCGGGCATCTCCACTACTTCACACGTCGCGACCTCAGCGGGCTGTTGGTCATGGCGGGATTCGAGCCGCCACGGTTCCTGATCAACGCGCGGCAGTTCGAGCGTTCCTGGAAGCGGCGCGTCCTAGCCCGCATAATAGGCTTGGAGTGGTTCGGCGAATGGATATGCGGTGGGATCCTCGCGGTAGCGAGGAAGCCGTGA
- a CDS encoding class I SAM-dependent methyltransferase, which translates to MTLGALKSHLFRPGEEMRCVRSAFQSLLRRVPRARSLLDVGCGDGYATRLYASTWDLALEDVVGVEPQDKYRAPGHPFRVCVVDIERERLPFPDRSFDVVVCNQVLEHLKTVVAPLREMMRVTQTGGFVALGIPNLSSLLSRVYLLLGRDPICLAFPGPHVRGLTHRSFARMLRSNPNLSLEATAGAVFYPAPPRLGQPLARAFPGLACYTFYLARKIRHRPDDDWPLALYPDESLTG; encoded by the coding sequence ATGACGCTCGGCGCCCTCAAGAGCCATCTCTTCCGGCCCGGCGAGGAGATGCGCTGCGTCCGCAGCGCCTTCCAGTCGCTCCTCCGGCGCGTCCCCCGCGCCCGGAGCCTGCTCGACGTCGGCTGCGGGGACGGCTACGCCACGCGGCTCTACGCGAGCACATGGGACCTCGCGCTCGAGGACGTCGTCGGCGTCGAGCCTCAGGACAAGTACCGCGCGCCGGGCCACCCGTTCCGCGTGTGCGTGGTGGACATCGAGCGGGAGCGGCTGCCGTTCCCGGACCGGTCGTTCGACGTCGTGGTGTGCAACCAAGTCCTGGAGCATCTCAAGACGGTCGTCGCGCCGCTGCGTGAAATGATGCGGGTGACGCAGACCGGCGGGTTCGTCGCCCTGGGGATCCCCAACCTCTCGTCGCTCTTGAGCCGCGTCTACCTGCTGCTCGGCCGGGACCCGATCTGCCTGGCCTTTCCCGGGCCCCACGTGCGCGGCCTCACGCATCGCTCCTTCGCACGGATGCTTCGATCGAACCCGAACCTCTCCCTCGAGGCGACGGCGGGCGCCGTCTTCTATCCAGCGCCCCCGCGCCTGGGCCAGCCGCTGGCCCGCGCGTTCCCCGGACTGGCTTGCTACACCTTCTACCTGGCCCGGAAGATCCGGCACCGGCCCGACGACGACTGGCCCCTTGCGCTCTACCCGGACGAGTCGCTCACCGGATGA